In Clupea harengus chromosome 13, Ch_v2.0.2, whole genome shotgun sequence, one DNA window encodes the following:
- the zgc:154058 gene encoding transmembrane protein 150A-like: MSLWMILPVSLPALTITGIWVVYAMALYNQHVCPVENWMYNQSCEEELPFQRGPTLCCTLDNVPLISKCGTLPPESCFFSLICSTGSFMVMVIVLMRYAHVIEKHQNCVLNTASLSTGWICAAGLIIVGNFQVDNAKVLHYVGAGVAFPTSMLFVCLQSALTYRLAKTQGEYSVGHLRLVMSLVALISLVLSGVFFVQESYALQHASAIFEWVFCVIIMLFYGTFAFEFAGVSGNTVMVLARGGALGPRGREHKMENHQPESMSVL; this comes from the exons ATGTCTCTTTGGATGATATTACCTGTCAGCCTACCAGCCTTAACCATTACAGGGATATGGGTCGT GTATGCCATGGCCCTCTACAACCAACACGTGTGCCCAGTGGAGAACTG gatgTATAACCAGTCGTGTGAGGAGGAGTTGCCATTCCAGAGAGGCCCAACTCTCTGCTGCACTCTGGACAATGTTCCCCTCATCAG CAAATGTGGAACCCTACCTCCTGAGAGTTGCTTCTTCAGTCTCATCTGCAGTACCGGCTCTTTCATGG TGATGGTGATTGTACTCATGCGCTATGCTCACGTGATTGAGAAGCACCAGAACTGTGTTCTGAACACGGCCAGTCTCTCCACTGGCTGGATCTGTGCAGCTGGACTCATCATCGTTGGCAACTTCCAG gTGGACAACGCTAAAGTGCTTCACTACGTGGGCGCAGGAGTGGCCTTCCCCACCAGCatgctgtttgtgtgcctgcAGTCGGCGCTCACCTACCGGCTGGCCAAGACGCAGGGCGAGTACAGCGTGGGCCACCTGCGCCTGGTCATGAGTCTGGTGGCCTTGATCTCCCTCGTGCTCA GTGGCGTGTTCTTCGTCCAGGAGAGCTATGCGCTGCAGCACGCCTCGGCCATCTTCGAGTGGGTCTTCTGTGTCATCATCATGCTCTTCTACGGCACATTCGCCTTCGAGTTCGCCGGCGTGTCCGGCAACACCGTCATGGTCCTGGCACGCGGCGGAGCCTTGGGGCCCAGAGGGCGGGAGCACAAGATGGAGAACCACCAACCAGAGAGCATGTCCGTGCTGTAG
- the ftr14l gene encoding tripartite motif-containing protein 16, translating to MSRSSSRMDRDKYSTLEKPRRSTPSGGRPSSRVSGRFNPGSVLCDFCMGKKSKAVKSCLTCLASYCETHLQSHYEYPAFMKHKLVTATGQLREEICAEHDKLREVFCRTDQSCICVTCLMDEHKKHDIVSAAAERTEKQKQLAAKLMMSQEKIEDRVKRWQELRRAVESHKNSAQVVLEENERVFTELIQALQRHHTEVKQLIGAQEMATVGRGEAHLDRMEEEIMLLRKRHNDLEMLSHTDDHIHFLLSWQSLSAPSGYEDLTKVALAPSFSFEPTKRAIAELKAQLDEVSKMEVAKISSTVNDVHILQTLEPTKREEFLQYSCQPTLDPSTAHQSLRLSRGNTAVTMTTAMQPYADHPDRFDHWQQVLCTQGLMGKRCYWEVDWSGTEVDVAVAYRGLRRKGNSNESSFGWNEHSWTLYCSDDKFSFTHNGKSTTIPVPGSMKVGIYLDHRAGTLAFYSVADPMVLLYQVQTTFTEPLYPGFGVWGYGTTVKL from the exons ATGTCGCGTAGCAGCAGTAGGATGGACCGGGATAAGTACAGCACTCTGGAAAAACCGCGGAGGTCAACACCCAGTGGTGGTAGACCGAGTTCAAGGGTCAGTGGTCGTTTTAACCCCGGTAGCGTGTTGTGCGATTTTTGCATGGGAAAGAAGTCAAAGGCCGTAAAGTCTTGTCTGACATGCCTGGCCTCATACTGCGAGACACACCTGCAGTCCCACTACGAGTACCCTGCTTTCATGAAGCACAAGCTGGTGACGGCCACTGGACAGCTGCGGGAGGAAATCTGCGCCGAGCATGACAAGCTTCGAGAAGTGTTCTGCCGCACTGACCAGTCCTGTATTTGTGTGACGTGTCTAATGGATGAACACAAAAAACATGACATTGTATCCGCTGCGGCTGAGAGGACTGAAAAACAG AAGCAACTAGCGGCCAAGTTGATGATGTCACAGGAGAAAATCGAGGACAGAGTGAAGAGATGGCAGGAGCTCAGACGGGCTGTGGAATCTCACAAG aaCTCGGCGCAGGTGGTCCTGGAGGAGAACGAGCGAGTGTTCACTGAACTGATTCAGGCTCTGCAGCGACACCATACGGAGGTGAAGCAGCTGATCGGCGCGCAGGAGATGGCAACGGTGGGCCGTGGTGAGGCCCACCTTGACCGCATGGAGGAGGAGATCATGCTGCTGCGCAAGAGGCACAACGACCTCGAGATGCTGTCGCACACTGATGACCACATCCACTTTCTGCTG AGCTGGCAgtccctctctgctccatcaGGTTATGAGGATTTGACCAAAGTAGCCTTGGCCCCGTCCTTCTCTTTTGAGCCCACTAAGAGAGCCATTGCTGAACTGAAAGCTCAACTAGATGAGGTCAGCAAAATGGAGGTGGCAAAAATCAGTTCAACAG TAAATGATGTACATATTCTCCAAACTCTGGAACCAACAAAACGAGAGGAGTTCTTGCAGT ACTCCTGTCAGCCAACCCTTGACCCCAGCACAGCGCACCAGAGCCTCCGTCTGTCGCGCGGCAACACAGCGGTGACGATGACCACCGCAATGCAGCCCTACGCCGACCACCCCGACCGTTTCGACCACTGGCAGCAGGTGCTCTGCACCCAGGGCCTGATGGGAAAGCGTTGCTACTGGGAGGTGGACTGGAGCGGCACAGAGGTGGACGTTGCCGTGGCTTACCGCGGACTCCGCCGCAAGGGCAACAGTAATGAGAGCAGCTTCGGCTGGAACGAACACTCCTGGACCCTCTACTGCTCGGACGACAAGTTTTCTTTCACCCACAACGGCAAGTCCACTACCATCCCGGTTCCTGGCTCTATGAAGGTGGGGATTTACCTGGACCACAGGGCGGGAACACTGGCATTTTATAGCGTGGCAGATCCCATGGTGCTTCTATACCAGGTGCAGACTACCTTCACCGAACCACTTTATCCTGGGTTTGGAGTGTGGGGGTATGGCACCACTGTGAAACTGTGA
- the LOC105911563 gene encoding LOW QUALITY PROTEIN: toll-like receptor 4 (The sequence of the model RefSeq protein was modified relative to this genomic sequence to represent the inferred CDS: deleted 2 bases in 2 codons; substituted 1 base at 1 genomic stop codon), whose amino-acid sequence MAALPVHRITLPVMWIILTTSCAVKINGDMETCLEVVPHLQYSCYRRNLSYIPASIPPSTEHLDFSFNYLNILEKSVFPRLPLLQHLDLTRCHVKHIDNDAFFNVRNLSVLILTGNPVKYLGRSSINVLEKIHKLVLVDIGLLSWDSLNLQNLTNLKELKMGTNSLLSIALPTYAVSFKDFTLLDFHTNNISAIRADHTSVLSEMGSNITLILSRNPIAFIETGAFKGLHLEELDLRDTFSSSTMVRDATGGLNGLNVKRLRIGCYRESGRIHIYTDSLDNLCYINFQEIYLHQSTSSKLPGHIFRCMTNCSKIFLSYVKLDIGELFHFQNLKEIIVVEGIMATIPGLNLSHLPNLKKMVFKMAFDGNYHPSEFKRIEDLPSLEYVDISGSNLIMSCCDAEFIDTPKLRYLNLSVNAGVRLRVFGLSRHTSLEILDIHDTKVIVEHEYPVMQNLRHLKYLDLSYSQITFKYNSFFYGLSSLKELKIAGNSFVNGIFSQLFLNLTTLEVLDVSNCAIGDIPLTSFQDLHHLKHLTLRGNKLTKVDFLTRPSLSKLTFFHAAGNNIASISPNILQNLPVDLLVFDLSFNPIECSCSHTEFISWIINHQSVLKDPQQMSCKPSSMNSRVIDFDSTHCVHTKRVITVVPILAAVMLLLFLVYKFQFYLRYCCILLRGYRTSRQDECSHDAFVIYSSKDEAWVRDELVERLEKGIPPIQLCLHERDFEAGKSITSNIVDEGLIGSRNVIVVVTQHFIDSSRCRFXGIELAPVLRLVLGANQNPAIISSSEDVEDKKIRRVLGLHKYLKKNTYLKWKRNALSNVRFWTRLRKAIILKK is encoded by the exons ATGGCTGCCTTGCCGGTACACAGGATTACACTTCCAGTTATGTGGATAATTCTTACTACTTCATGCGCAGTCAAAATTAATGGAGATATGGAAACCTGCCTAGAG GTTGTTCCCCATCTCCAATACTCGTGTTACAGGAGGAACCTGAGCTACATCCCAGCCAGTATCCCTCCCTCGACAGAACATTTGGATTTCAGTTTTAATTACCTAAACATCTTGGAGAAAAGTGTTTTCCCCAGACTACCATTACTGCAACATCTTGATCTCACAAG ATGTCACGTCAAACACATTGACAATGATGCCTTCTTTAATGTAAGGAATTTATCTGTTTTGATTCTCACCGGAAATCCAGTCAAATATTTGGGAAGAAGCAGCATTaatgttttggaaaaaataCACAAGCTTGTCCTAGTAGACATCGGTCTGCTTTCCTGGGATAGTCTGAATTTACAGAATTTAACAAACCTAAAGGAATTAAAAATGGGAACAAACAGCTTATTATCCATCGCTCTTCCAACCTATGCTGTCAGCTTCAAGGACTTCACATTACTGGACTTTCATACAAACAACATATCTGCTATCAGGGCTGATCACACTTCTGTTTTGAGTGAGATGGGTAGCAATATCACTTTAATATTGTCCAGAAACCCAATAGCCTTCATAGAAACAGGGGCATTTAAAGGCCTTCACCTGGAAGAGCTAGATCTACGTGACACCTTCAGCTCATCCACGATGGTTAGAGATGCTACTGGAGGCCTCAATGGTTTAAATGTGAAAAGGTTGAGAATTGGATGCTACCGGGAATCTGGAAGGATCCATATATACACAGATTCCTTGGACAATCTATGTTACATAAACTTTCAGGAGATATATTTGCATCAATCCACATCTTCAAAGCTACCAGGTCACATCTTCCGTTGCATGACTAATTGTTCAAAAATCTTTCTGAGTTATGTTAAATTGGATATCGGAgaactttttcattttcaaaacctCAAAGAGATTATTGTGGTTGAAGGCATAATGGCCACTATACCAGGACTTAATCTGTCTCATCTacccaatttaaaaaaaatggtctTCAAAATGGCCTTCGACGGCAATTATCATCCATCAGAATTCAAAAGGATAGAGGATTTGCCTAGTCTAGAATATGTTGATATAAGCGGTAGTAATTTGATAATGTCTTGTTGTGATGCAGAATTTATTGACACTCCTAAACTTCGGTATCTGAATCTGAGTGTGAATGCAGGTGTTAGACTTAGAGTATTTGGACTTTCAAGACATACATCTCTAGAAATATTGGATATCCATGACACAAAAGTTATAGTTGAACATGAGTATCCTGTTATGCAAAACCTTCGGCATTTGAAATATCTGGACCTTTCTTATTCACAAATTACCTTTAAATACAACAGTTTCTTTTATGGTTTGAGCAGTCTGAAGGAATTGAAAATAGCTGGCAACAGCTTTGTAAACGGTATTTTTAGCCAATTATTTTTAAATCTTACAACGTTGGAGGTGCTGGACGTTTCAAATTGTGCCATTGGAGACATACCCTTGACTTCTTTCCAGGATCTGCATCATTTAAAACACTTGACTCTTAGAGGGAACAAATTGACCAAAGTGGACTTCCTCACCCGTCCCAGTCTGTCAAAACTGACCTTTTTTCATGCGGCTGGCAACAATATAGCCAGTATCTCTCCAAACATTCTTCAGAATCTCCCCgtggatcttctggtgtttgATTTGTCCTTCAATCCCATAGAATGTTCCTGTTCTCACACTGAATTTATTTCCTGGATCATTAATCATCAATCAGTTCTAAAAGATCCTCAACAAATGTCATGCAAACCCTCATCCATGAACTCTAGAGTGATTGACTTTGACTCCACACACTGTGTTCATACAAAGAGAGTGATAACAGTGGTGCCCATACTTGCAGCTGTTATGTTACTCCTATTCTTGGTTTACAAGTTCCAGTTCTATCTGCGTTACTGCTGCATATTGCTAAGAGGCTACAGAACGTCTAGACAGGACGAATGCTCTCATGATGCCTTTGTGATCTACTCCAGCAAGGATGAAGCCTGGGTAAGGGATGAGCTTGTAGAACGCCTTGAGAAAGGAATCCCCCCAATTCAGCTTTGCCTTCACGAGCGAGATTTTGAAGCAGGCAAGTCAATCACCTCCAATATTGTGGACGAAGGCCTCATAGGTAGCCGCAACGTTATCGTGGTGGTGACTCAGCACTTCATAGACAGTTCC CGGTGTCGGTTTTGAGGTATTGAACTGGCACCAGTCCTGCGCTTGGTCTTGGGGGCGAACCAAAACCCAGCCATCATCTCATCA TCTGAAGATGTGGAAGATAAGAAGATAAGGAGAGTGCTCGGACTTCATAAGTATCTGAAAAAGAACACCTACCTCAAGTGGAAGAGGAATGCACTAAGCAATGTGAGGTTCTGGACTCGTCTCAGAAAAGCCATTATATTAAAGAAATGA